The following coding sequences are from one Humulus lupulus chromosome X, drHumLupu1.1, whole genome shotgun sequence window:
- the LOC133803574 gene encoding uncharacterized protein LOC133803574, whose product MSCSLLNLTFPLLSNSNNHPHFSQTQIQTRNRHPLLRHRRFRDFGFPREAEASNKRCRLAPAMASSMELPLLPFGLSEVLVPSESKTLHLYEARYLALLEESLMKKSKLFVHFVLDPIMVDESSAEPSFAARYGCLVLIENVEKLDVGALVSIRGVGRIKIMKFAQASPFLKGVVIPEKDGDPESLSKLSSKVTEMKESLHSLNSLEIKLKAPKEAPLQTRTANSLAWAEKTPSIDCDEAFIPSLSERVSFAGFQPVTGSTESELLKLQSKKLRAMEEKDTINRLDESLELSKENVSRVAARLAIQSLEIQ is encoded by the exons ATGAGTTGTTCACTCCTCAACCTTACATTTCCCCTTCTCTCCAACTCCaacaatcatccccatttttctcAAACCCAAATCCAAACCCGCAACCGCCACCCTCTTCTTCGTCATCGTCGTTTCCGTGATTTTGGTTTTCCCAGAGAAGCCGAAGCCTCAAATAAACGATGCCGTTTGGCTCCTGCCATGGCCAGCTCCATGGAGCTTCCACTCCTTCCCTTTGGCTTGTCTGAG GTTCTTGTTCCCTCAGAGAGTAAGACACTGCATTTATATGAAGCAAGATACCTTGCCCTGCTCGAAGAG TCATTGATGAAAAAGTCAAAGCTTTTTGTGCATTTTGTATTGGATCCTATCATGGTCGATGAGTCGTCGGCCGAACCATCATTTGCAGCCAGATATGGTTGTTTGGTTCTAATTGAAAAT GTCGAAAAATTAGATGTTGGAGCACTAGTCTCTATAAGAGGAGTTGGTCGCATCAAGATTATGAAATTTGCACAGGCGT CTCCGTTCTTGAAAGGCGTAGTCATACCAGAGAAGGATGGTGATCCTGAGAGTTTAAGCAAATTGAGCTCAAAAGTTACAGAGATGAAGGAGTCTCTTCATAGTTTGAACAGCTTAGAGATAAAATTGAAg GCACCAAAGGAGGCGCCATTGCAGACTCGCACAGCAAACTCACTGGCCTGGGCTGAGAAGACCCCATCTATAGATTGTGATGAAGCTTTCATTCCATCATTGTCTGAGCGAGTGTCTTTTGCAGGTTTTCAACCTGTAACAG GGTCAACTGAATCCGAACTTCTGAAGTTGCAAAGTAAGAAGTTACGGGCAATGGAGGAAAAAGACACAATTAACAGGCTAGATGAATCTCTAGAGTTGAGTAAAGAAAATGTTTCCAGGGTTGCAGCCAGACTAGCTATACAATCATTGGAAATACAGTGA